The Phaeodactylum tricornutum CCAP 1055/1 chromosome 8, whole genome shotgun sequence genome has a window encoding:
- a CDS encoding predicted protein — translation MSDYGPEVQVNAALAFTSPTNLTTRRFGGRRIIIKRLTSPAPRNVTVKRAQKGQIEQHALNEAFSGLSKEASHRNEARDNTQGINLHGRVSQVALSSKIAMGAKTQATQFSDVLQNEALDQMQENPLPIFMKTQPSQIQALSARRDNSSKPSGRRENRPASIDPRFSISEDSSGEDDDKTDVDFTSADEEASFTTSEESSFYSHEQDVWGNSRDILDEIEEAMRLRRIFGHGKTKDSEKAASTTLSNFLPEERLNGYLLKLRIKRTNAASQIQRFLRGCIVRARVKQAVCDLMNESFLRMGLPSSPDRRAVVQRSQKGNNLAFRSLYQKRNLALLAAVQQFRRVVEKAERKIDAFLCFESYIAKTKERAEFAREVLVYQSALKIQATWCNFNERKRIAVGGRALLRLQAHIRGTMERLKYRQVMHSVRRIQCMYRDRLLKETMGRMNDRICEGVSGERKAMASWKIQHFLRRVWMQRLVRRMRFRQSMGHDLATRRLTATRMVWQAILGWALKWKFQRLVRNTVRMQAAIRRESSVRTYRKAVAARRILRFSRSIQLQVAIRRFLIRLSFGDDLNTRHRNAAIVVQRIFRGWYVTNMYRQILQSILSVQTVARRYLASSSLGVAIQACCTVQSAYRRYIERQRSAVVIQAACRRYSSVQLLCAALRACRIIQWHWHHRIICQRSAIVVQNAYRSLASIHAASTVCKNFAVYLPTLRIGPQGSCLNVFLLENPIELAALLSSQKVRNCTTKSHPSPCCNLSFSYSKGGKSNHTRSLALFSEPAAIGGNPKRFLSDDSNNDTEETCKTYRKVLHGVRTVQAIWHDYYYMGWRAHRLRTMIKFQNLRRAPKAVLPRRSSPSQQGVLDYSTVADIFSGEEEDIQAIRIVASE, via the exons ATGAGCGACTACGGTCCGGAGGTGCAGGTGAACGCCGCTTTGGCGTTCACAAGTCCAACAAACTTGACGACTAGGCGCTTTGGAGGTCGCCGTATCATAATAAAACGCCTAACCTCACCAGCGCCGAGAAATGTAACTGTGAAAAGAGCTCAAAAAGGGCAAATCGAGCAGCACGCTTTGAACGAGGCATTCTCGGGTCTATCCAAAGAAGCCAGCCACCGAAATGAAGCTAGAGATAATACACAAGGGATCAACTTGCACGGTAGAGTAAGTCAAGTTGCATTATCCTCAAAGATAGCAATGGGTGCGAAAACGCAAGCGACGCAATTCAGTGATGTGTTGCAGAACGAGGCTCTCGATCAAATGCAAGAAAATCCCTTGCCTATCTTCATGAAGACACAGCCATCTCAGATTCAAGCATTGTCTGCTCGTCGTGACAATTCGTCCAAGCCTAGTGGTCGGAGGGAAAATCGACCCGCCAGTATCGATCCTAGATTTTCGATATCCGAAGACTCAAGCGGCGAGGATGACGATAAAACTGATGTCGATTTTACCAGTGCGGATGAAGAGGCTAGTTTTACTACCAGCGAGGAAAGTAGCTTCTACTCTCACGAACAAGATGTTTGGGGTAACAGCCGTGATattctcgacgaaattgaagaGGCAATGCGCTTGCGGCGTATTTTTGGGCATGGCAAGACGAAAGACTCAGAAAAAGCGGCCTCTACGACACTCTCCAACTTCCTTCCAGAAGAACGGTTAAACGGTTACCTTCTCAAGCTTCGCATCAAGCGCACAAATGCTGCCTCCCAAATCCAGCGTTTTCTTCGAGGTTGTATAGTTCGAGCCCGTGTCAAACAGGCTGTGTGCGATTTGATGAACGAATCTTTTCTTCGAATGGGGCTTCCATCGAGTCCAGACCGTCGAGCGGTTGTCCAGCGGTCGCAGAAAGGAAATAACCTCGCATTTCGCTCTCTTTACCAAAAACGGAATCTCGCTTTGTTAGCGGCTGTCCAGCAGTTCCGGCGAGTCGTGGAGAAAGCGGAAAGAAAAATCGATGCATTTTTGTGCTTCGAATCATACATTGCAAAAACCAAAGAGAGAGCTGAATTCGCTAGAGAGGTGCTAGTCTATCAAAGTGCCTTAAAGATTCAGGCGACCTGGTGTAATTTTAATGAACGGAAAAGAATTGCAGTGGGTGGTAGAGCACTTCTTCGCCTTCAAGCACACATTCGCGGTACCATGGAGCGCTTGAAGTATCGCCAGGTAATGCACTCCGTTCGTCGCATACAGTGTATGTACAGAGATCGTCTGCTAAAAGAGACCATGGGGCGCATGAACGACCGGATCTGCGAAGGGGTCAGCGGAGAACGAAAGGCAATGGCATCCTGGAAAATTCAGCACTTCTTGCGACGGGTTTGGATGCAGCGACTCGTTCGTCGTATGCGATTCCGTCAGTCGATGGGGCACGACTTGGCCACGCGTCGTCTTACAGCTACTAGAATGGTATGGCAAGCAATTCTTGGATGGGCATTGAAGTGGAAATTTCAACGACTTGTTCGAAATACAGTCAGGATGCAAGCAGCTATACGCCGCGAGTCGTCAGTCCGCACTTATCGGAAAGCAGTTGCGGCTCGGCGCATTCTGCGATTCAGTCGTAGCATTCAACTTCAAGTCGCAATTCGTCGCTTTCTCATTCGACTCTCTTTTGGCGATGACTTAAACACCCGCCATCGCAATGCGGCCATTGTTGTGCAGCGTATTTTTCGCGGATGGTATGTAACGAACATGTATCGCCAGATTCTACAATCGATTCTATCAGTGCAAACTGTTGCTCGCCGATATCTTGCCTCGAGTTCCCTTGGCGTGGCTATTCAAGCCTGCTGCACTGTTCAATCAGCATATCGTCGCTACATCGAAAGACAGCGATCAGCTGTAGTAATTCAAGCAGCGTGTCGTCGGTATTCTTCGGTCCAACTTCTCTGTGCAGCGCTCCGTGCTTGCCGAATTATTCAATGGCACTGGCATCACCGAATAATATGCCAACGATCAGCGATTGTGGTGCAAAATGCCTATCGCAG TCTGGCTTCAATACATGCTGCGTCAACGGTCTGCAAAAATTTTGCAGTCTACTTGCCGACGCTTCGTATCGGTCCTCAGGGTTCGTGCCTTAACGTATTCTTGTTGGAAAATCCAATTGAGTTGGCGGCGCTACTCTCTTCGCAAAAGGTCCGCAACTGTACTACAAAGAGCCACCCGTCGCCATGTTGCAATCTATCATTTTCGTACAGCAAAGGAGGCAAGTCGAACCATACAAGGAGTCTGGCGCTGTTTTCAGAGCCTGCTGCGATTGGAGGTAATCCTAAACGATTCTTGTCGGATGATTCAAACAATGATACGGAGGAAACTTGCAAGAC GTATCGGAAAGTGCTTCATGGAGTTCGAACAGTCCAAGCTATATGGCACGATTACTATTACATG GGTTGGCGCGCCCATCGTTTGAGGACAATGATCAAGTTTCAAAATTTGAGGAGAGCACCCAAAGCTGTGCTCCCCCGTAGGTCTAGCCCTTCGCAGCAAGGCGTTTTGGACTACTCTACAGTCGCTGATATCTTTTCTGGGGAAGAAGAGGATATCCAAGCGATTCGTATAGTAGCTTCTGAATAA
- a CDS encoding predicted protein, with protein MNNDAGTRVACEKNPPKCLGLAIVGCGQIVTHHLEALSAKIGSETVIVRALCDPSVDRRTIIRELPFVRAHRAHSAVTESSIVECNSLEELITRHRDLLDERIDIIFIAVPHDLHESLANLAVRETKATVVMEKPLAPTRCACERLVQLSSKNKGRLYIAEQSPYWQEVVKAKLLISQGAIGTVVSASSYYYESMRDNLTSGSVEATGGLGWRGSLARAGGGIAMDGGLHWLRPIRELCGNITNVVGIIRPHLAPQLEMEGEALGHALLEIDTLNRPYLQQPDGSGPLTATYSCNMLATAPMAHDSCPYIRITGNGGELIIHGTGLAKAKPGAGGLRLYNPTHPAGAEQFPNDRIGGFFLGFTGLWAEIFRIMDHQDSNAAHESVVQAAADVRVVLALYRSARTRQWEKP; from the coding sequence ATGAACAACGATGCTGGTACTCGCGTTGCCTGCGAAAAAAATCCACCAAAATGTTTGGGATTGGCCATTGTTGGTTGCGGACAAATTGTGACGCATCACTTGGAGGCCTTATCGGCGAAGATTGGGAGCGAGACAGTGATAGTACGAGCTTTGTGTGATCCTTCCGTTGATCGACGAACGATAATACGAGAGTTGCCGTTTGTCAGGGCACACCGGGCTCATTCTGCAGTAACGGAAAGCAGCATTGTGGAATGCAACAGTCTTGAGGAACTCATCACAAGGCATCGAGACTTACTTGACGAAAGAATTGATATTATTTTTATTGCCGTACCCCACGATTTGCACGAATCGTTGGCAAATCTGGCCGTCCGAGAAACGAAGGCTACAGTTGTTATGGAAAAACCTTTGGCGCCGACACGATGCGCCTGTGAGCGACTCGTGCAGCTTTCATCTAAGAACAAAGGACGTCTTTATATTGCCGAACAATCGCCGTACTGGCAGGAAGTTGTCAAAGCTAAATTGTTGATATCTCAGGGCGCAATTGGTACTGTGGTTTCTGCGTCATCCTATTATTATGAATCAATGAGAGATAATTTAACTAGTGGTAGCGTTGAGGCCACCGGTGGACTTGGATGGCGCGGCTCGCTTGCCAGAGCTGGCGGCGGTATTGCTATGGATGGAGGCTTACATTGGCTACGACCGATTCGAGAGTTGTGTGGAAATATTACCAACGTTGTTGGTATTATTCGTCCGCATTTGGCTCCTCAACTGGAAATGGAAGGCGAAGCACTGGGACACGCCTTGTTGGAAATTGATACGCTCAATCGTCCTTATTTGCAACAACCAGACGGGTCTGGGCCATTGACAGCGACGTACAGTTGCAACATGCTAGCAACCGCACCCATGGCACACGACAGCTGTCCCTACATTCGAATTACAGGGAATGGAGGTGAGTTGATAATTCACGGTACTGGGTTAGCCAAGGCGAAACCGGGTGCGGGTGGGCTTCGGCTATACAACCCCACCCATCCTGCGGGCGCTGAACAATTCCCCAACGATCGGATTGGAGGATTTTTCCTCGGGTTTACTGGATTGTGGGCAGAGATTTTTCGGATCATGGACCACCAAGACTCCAACGCCGCACACGAATCAGTAGTTCAAGCGGCCGCCGACGTTCGAGTGGTGCTGGCCTTGTACAGAAGTGCAAGAACTCGGCAATGGGAGAAGCCATGA